The DNA window TCTATAAAACTTCCATTAAAGTAAGGTCGTTCAGCTTGAGATTTATATTTCGTAAGAGCGAGTATTTTCCGCTCAATATGTCTTTTGTCCAGTGGAATAAAAGCGGTCGTATCAAAAGTGAGGTTGTTCCACGGCTGTTCATAGCCAAGGATCGTGCAACCTTTAAATGCTCTTAGTGTTTCCTCCCTTGTAACTTTGTGATCCTGATGGGTGTCGTAAGAAGAGGGTGTGAAAACCACATCTGGAGATATGTTCTTTCGAACGTTTATTAAAGAATCCAAAATCTCCTGTCTGAATGTCGGAAACTTCCTCACTTCGAAGTCGTAAAGTAGAACGTTCTTTTTATCTATTCCAAGAACTTCCATTGCTTCCAAAACCTCTTTTCTGAGAATGTTTTTAGGGTAAATTTTAGGAACGGATTTTTCACACGAAGATAAAGCAGCGTAATAGACTTCCCTCTCTTCTTCAACGAATTTAGCAATGCTCCCACCACATCCTAGCTCTCCATCATCGGTGTGTGGGCTTAAGATTAAAATCCTCTCAAACATCACTATCACTCTAAAATTCCGAGCGGGTCTATCCTTCTATTTTCTTTCTCCAAATCCCAAAAAACTCTGTAAATGTTCAGAATCTCCGGTGAATCGTAGAAAACCACCGATTCGACTTTGTAAAATTCTCCAATCTCATTTTTAGTGATTCTACCATCCTTAACCAGCGAAACTTCCCATGCGGTTTTGAGCTTGTTTAAGCCAACATTTGCTGCAACATCCACGATTGAAGGTTTTAGAGTGAAAACACTGCTTGCCGATGAAATTATACTGCTCGTACGCTTATATTGGGACAAGTACTTTTTCCTAACCTTTCTGTCTGACGTTCCGTTTATTTTTGCGGCAATCTGTCTCCTCCTACTTTCCACTTTATTCAAAATTACGTGTTTTTCCCACAAATCTTTTTCAGATAACCGGAATTCCTTGGAAATGGAATTAACAGCTGCTTCATGCTCCTTCCCCAAGTAAACATCCATGGATTCCCAGAAAATCGTTTTCGGAATATTAAAGCCGAAGTTCTCAGAAATTTCATTTGATATTAGTCCATACTTCAAACTTCCACCAGAGCCAGTAATAAAAACAGACGTACCCATTCCTTCAAAGAACAGGACATTCCTCATAATCGCTTTTGGACTTAAGTTTTCGAGTTCTTCGTGAAGATCTTCTAACTCAACCTTTTTTCTGCAAAGGTTGCATTCCCCAATAAATCCATTATCTTTCCTTTCAATAGATACTTTACCCCCACATTCACAGTGGTACCAGAACGGTAGGGCATTTTTGCTCGCTTTTAGATCTGAAAAGTTTAGGTTTTCTGCAGCAGAATTCTGGAAGAAATTAAACGCCTCAACGTTCTCTATTATTTCTTTCCAAACTTTACCAAACAGCTTTTTGTTTTGCACGTCAGAACTTCTGAAAAACCTGATGTTCAAACCGATCAATCTGCATATCCTCGCAAACGATATAGCATTCAAGTCTGCAAAGTTGTCAGAAAGATCGTAACTAATCCACAGTTCCTCTACAATTTCCTCAACGTCGATATTACTAAGATAGTTCCTTGAAATATCCTTCACTACCTTCTCCCACTTTTCTTCTGACGGTTTATCAAGTTCATTAAATCTCTTCCATATCTCGGAGTCGTTAGGTCTTCTGAGACCTATGTTCAGAAATCCGTATTTATTCATTTTTGGAATTCTGTTCTGGAACAAGAGCTTCGATGAGGATATGTCGTAATCAAGGAATCCAAAGAAAGCAATAGAGCTTTCATCAGAGTTTCTAAGTTCTTTTTCTATAAATTCTGCAAGAAAAGCTTTTTTCCAAATCCCCGAATACGGTAGGAAGAGGGGTTGGTGTCCTGTCTCTATCACTAAAATCTTTTTGTCTATTCTATTGTCCTTATAGGGGATTTTCGCATCTCTATGGAACTTTTCAGATACCTCCAACAATCCTTTTAAATTTCTTCTCTGGTCGTTACCTAAAATTTTTCCACTACCAGCTATATTCTCGCAAAACTCAGAAATATTCATACTATTCAGCTCCTTCCTCATTTTTTCTGTTTATAAAGACGAGCTCGACTCTCCAGACAGTAATCATCAAAATCGTAAAAATAAGTAGAGATACGAAAAGATTTGAAGGAGTCGTTTTTGCACCAAATCCGATATCTATCGAAATAGCTACTAAAACCACTACAACAATACTGATAACACCGGAAAACGCTATTCTTTCAGCAAAGCTCAACTCATCTTTTTTTGGAAATATAGCCAACATCGTCGCATATCCCGGAATAAAAAACACGAAAATCAATCCGAATAACAACCTCGCCCCGTTAATTATAACTTCTACAGCATTAACCATCTAAACCTCCCTCCTTAAGCCTCCAAATTTTGTACTTATTGAATCCCATTACAAAAATTTGAGAAAGAATTAGTCCAAGCATATCGGCAAACAAATCCATCACACTCGAAGATCTTCCGGGAACAAACATCTGATGAATCTCATCGAAGATTCCGTAACTTGTACCAATTAAGATCGTCATAACGTAAGGATTGAATTTTATTAGATCTCTCACAGCTGGATTCAACACAAACCCAAATCCCACATAAAGCAGAATGTGTGCAAATTTGTCCGGATACTTAAATGCGAAATAAAATGGAACTGCTAAAAATCCCAAACCGTGTTCTTTAAGAAAGTCGTAAATCACTACGATGTTCTCTCTTGAAATCGGATTGGGAGGATTTGAGGAAGAGGATAGGAGAAATATTGCAGAAGCATAAACTATCGCAAAAATTCCATAAATGTACTTTTTCTGCATCTCTGCTCATCTCTTCTCCACTATATATAATTTGGTGAAGATAGCAAATGTTTATTAATAACGTGCCAAAAGATCATCGAAATGAACGAAAACGATGATATAATTCCTGAAAAAACGGGCAAACTCATGCTCAAAGCGCTAATTGCAGCTACAATTTTAAGCGTTGTGTTGATGTCTTACCTTCTGTGGGTAAGCTCGCAGGAGAGGTATACAACCATCTATATTTACCCAGATTCGTATACGAACTACGCAAAACCCGGAAGCGTTGTGAAATTTAAGTACGGCATTTACTGTCACGAGGGAAAGGAGACGGAGTATCTAATCAAAGTATATCTCGGAGAAAAGCTGGTCAAATCAAAGGAAATAATGTTAAAGAATGGGGAAAGTCGGGAAGAAAACGAAAGCATAGTTTTACCCCAAAACATCTCTTTGCCAGTTAAAGTTAGAGTTGAGGCAGTGACAGAAAATTCCGTTTACGACGCTTACTTCTGGATAAAAGCTAGTAAGGAATAAAAAGACCGATTATACAAAAGATAGTTGTCAACCCATACATCGATAGAACAACTTGTTTTTCCGTCATTTTAAAGTAATACGGCAAAACCCATTTGAGAGTGTATGGGTTTGGTGCTTCAATCGTTTTGTCTCTTCTCACTCTTCCAAACTTAACGATCTCGTATCTCCTATCTTGAGGTTTCATCTTTCTCATTATTCTCCAGTAAACGTAGAGGAGGAAGTTCAGTGTGTGGGGAAAAAGCATTACGAACCCAGAAACGTAAAATCCTCCGAGGATTATAGACAAGCCAACAGTCGAACCCATCGCAAAAGCTCCGACGTTTCCATCAAATATCTTCGAGGGATACCAGTTGTAGTACAAGAAGCCGAGTACTGCTCCAAGCATCGACGAGGTTATCAAAACGCTTCCCCTTCCAGTAATCAGAGTTTTAACCAATAGAAAAGCAAGTAAAATTGCCGTCAATCCAGCAGCCATTCCGTTAAAGCCAGAATGCATGTTCACGAGGTTTGCAACAACCATAACGTAAATAGGTGCGGCAATGAAGAGAAAGTAACCACTTACTTCCCCCACCACTGGAATCCAAGCGGTAGCTGCCACAAAAGCTATCGGAGCTGTAAATAGTGGGGGAAAAACGATCTTCGTTGCTCTACCTATATCCACAAAGTCGTCGATTAATCCGAATAGACCGTAGAGCGAAATTATGAACAGCGAAACTGCTTCTGGAAGGGATATCTGAAATGGGAAACTCCCAAACATTGCAAGAAAGACTACTGCATAGAATGCAAGAAGTATCGACAGTCCACCTGAAGTTGGGACGTATTGTGCACTATTCTTGTAGTAGTCTTTTACAACCCTGTTTCTGTCTTTGAATTTTTTAATTTGGAGAGGAATTAACAGCATGGCTAAACCAAACGCCGCAATCAATGTTCCTAAAAATTCCATACCACCACACACCCGTTTTCAAAATTGAAAGAAAGCACCAGCTGATTCCGGCACCCTCCCATCATCGAAATCAGATTAGGTAACCGGAATTTTAAAGGAAATTCAATACGATTTCTTCTGAAATGCAGATGTATTTCTTAACTATCTTCGCAAATTCCCACCTTTGAACCGAAAAGGGTACAGAATATTTATCTGCCAGACCTTTCCTTTCAAACTCCAAAATCACCATCCTAATCTGAGCTTGAGAAACTTTATGACCCTTCCTGCCTAAAAACTCGCTCAACCTGCTGAGGGAGTTTGCGAAGTAACCGATACCTTTCCCAACATCTGCAGACGAATTTCTAACCACCCCACAATGTTTGCAGTGGGGATGCAGCTTGATGAGATGGTTCCGGGAGGGTAACCAGTCCCTCTTCTTCGAATCTTCGTGTTTGCAAATGGACATATTACTGAAAATCCGCTAGATTAGTAGATAAATTTTTCGATAAAATTATTAATTAAGCTTATAGTGATAATGAGTAATAATCTTGAAAAGTGATATTTAAATAATCAAAGTAAGAATATCAATTAAAATGAGCAATATCAATAACTTCACCGTGATAATGCTTGCGATAATCCAAGGAGTTGCCGAGTGGCTTCCAGTAAGTAGCGAAGGCTTATCAATCCTTCTCATGGTGAACATACTCAAAGTTAATTTTTCAGAAGCTTTCAGCTATGCAATATTCCTCCACCTCGGAACGATGCTTGCGGTTCTTGCAAAATTTAGAAGAGACTTCTTAGACCTTTTAAGTATTCGATCTCCTATCTTAAAGCAGGTTTTGCTTGCGACGATTTTCACCGCTTCAAGTGCTGTTCCTCTAATGCTCTTAGTGAGGGGTGTCGATGGCACATTAGCAAATATGCTGATAGGATTTCTGCTTATTGCCACTGGAATTCTTTTAAGACTGCCCAAGGAGGGATACAAGAAAGCGGAAAGTTTATCGCTTAAAGAAAGTGCTGCTTTAGGATTTGTTCAGGGATTTGCAATTCTTCCGGGAATTTCGAGATCTGGTGCTACAATCAGCTTTCTTCTTCTGAGAAAGGTGAAAGAAGAGGACGCCCTAAAACTTTCATTTATAATAAGCGTCCCGGCTGTAGCTGGAGCTGTGCTTTTGAGTGGATTTCCAAAGAATTTTTCCATCGACGTAGCCCTTACCCTCACCTTAACAACATTCCTTGTTGGTTACGGAATGATCGATCTCCTTTTGAAATTTGCAAGTAAGGTTAGCTTTTCGAGTTTCTGTATGGCCCTCGGAGTTACGGCAGTTGCCCTAACTTTTATCGTTCTGTGAAGATACGAGAATTGCAGCTAAAAACACTAAAAACGCTCCCAAGTATTGAAGAGCGGAGAGGGTTTCCCCGAGAACGATCACCGAAAAAACGTGAGAAAATACTCCCTCGAGGGAAAGTATTATCCCGGCATCCACGGACTTCGTGTAAGATTGGAGGTAGTTTTGAAGAATCTTGGCGACAAATGTCGCGAGAAGACCCGTTATAAGGAGGGAAAGAAGAACATAGTCGTTCAAAACAAGTTTCTCTGTAAAAAATAAAGCTGGAAAGGTTGAAAATAAACCTATCGAAAGCACCTGCCACCCAGCCAAGCTCAACGGTTGCAGCTTCTTGGAGTACTCGGATATCATGGCTATCTCGAAAGCAAAGGCTATCGCACACAGAAGGATGAGAGCATCTCCGGTATTAAATGAAGAAACCCCGGAAAGGAGGTAAACTCCGATGAAGGCGACAATAACAGAAAGAGCTTCCACCCTCGTGAGCTTTTCTCCGTAAAGTTTCGCTGCTATGATCGGCGTGAAAACTATGTAAGTAGAAGTTATGAATCCGGCGTTGGTGGCAGTGGTGAGTTCGAGCCCTATCGTTTGGAAAGTATATCCGAGAAAAGATGCTACTCCGATTTTTACACCAGCACTCGCTTCTCGTCTTTTTAGGAAAGGCAGAAAGAGAAGTGAAGTAAAAACGAACCTGATTGCGTTAAAAGCGAAAGGAGAGATGAAGTTCAGCGCGAGTTTAACGACAGGAAAAGTCGCTCCCCAAATCAACGCAACAAGCAATAATCCGGCGTCGGCGTAGAGTCTTTTCACGAAGTTGTGTTCTAAAAAATTTATAAAAAACTTGTTTACCTCTGCATCATCATCGATATCGAGCAGACGTTGCCGTGCGTTTCAAACAAGCTTAGGTCGAGATCGACGAACTTCGCCTCGTACTTTTCAACAATTTTTCCTTGCTGAGTAACGGTGGTTTTGAAAGCGTCTCCCACCGGCTCGCTTTTCACATCCTCAGCTTCACCCGGAGAAATCTCCTGAGTGGTTTTAATTTCGACCCAGTCACAGTTTTGAGGAGCGTTTATTCCACCAGCGTTTTTGACGTACATCGTTGTCGTTAAAGTGTTGCCCTCGTACTTGTGTTTGATTATAACCACCTCCCCTTCTGAGTTTTGCATTCTCATCTTTTGCTCGTTGTTGTTTGCGTCGTAGTAGAACCAGAACTCCATCGTCTTTTCTGCACCCTCCTCAGATATCGTGGCTTTCACATAATACATCTTTTTAGCGTTGAAGAGATCTAAGAGGGTGTTTATTTCTCCTTCCTCTACAACAACTTCAGTCTTCTTTTCTGGAGTTTTTTCCGTGACTGGCGTTTTCTCAGGCTTCGGAGTTTCTGCGGTTTCAACTTTTTCTTCCTTACCACTGCACCCGGATAAAACGACGAGAAGAACTAAAAGCAAAGCCAACAACCTCATGCTTTCCCTCCGACGTTTCGAAAATTTTGCTTTTTAGAAATATTTATACTTTTTCCCTGAAAAGTTTAATATTCCTCCAAAATACTCAAAAAGCATGAGACAGCTTATCTACCTCGCTTTCATCTGCTTTATTTTAATGTTCAGTGTCACGATGATTTATCCGGTTGTGAAGCATTACGTGATGGACAAGTACGAAGCTACCGTCTCCCAGGCGAGCATGTTTGTTGCGGTGAATTTAATAGCCTATGCAATTTTCGCCCCAGTTTGGGGTTCTTTGTCGGACAAACTCGGAAAGAGGAAGGTTTTCATAACAACCGGGTTGCTTGGAAATTCGGCGATGCTTTTCCTTCAAGCTATAGCTCCAAATCTCTCCTTACTTATGCTTTTCAGGTTTGTCGAGGGAATATTCACTGTTATGGTTTACTCGATAGCGATGACTCTCGTTCTCGATATAGCGAGGAAAGAAGCTTACGGCAGAGGGATGGGTGTAATCGGAATGGGAATAGCTACTGGCACGGCATTCGGCGCTCCTTTCGGAGGCTTTCTCGGAAGCTTAAATCCAGTCATGCCGTTCTACTCAGCTTCTCTACTCATCTTCCTCGCTTTCGTCTTCGCTCTAATTATTCTCGAGGATGTAGAAGTTGAAAGTTCGAAATCGGTTCTTGAGGGGATAGCTGTTGCTAAAAAGAGAAAAGAGCTTCTAATTCCCTACCTCTTCTCCTTCGTCGACAGATTCACAGCTGGGTTTTTTATCAGCGTCTTTCCGATAATGCTCGGAACGCTCTATCAAATGACTCCGAAGGAGATAGGAATTTACCTCTCTTCATTCTTAATGCCCTTCGCACTCCTTCAGTATCCGGGCGGATTTATCAGTGACAGATTCGGTAGAATAAAACCGCTAATACTCGGAAGCATCATCTACGGAATCTGCATATCTTCGGTTGGATTTCTCACTCCACCGGCAATAGCAATCTCAATGCTCGTTGCCGGAGTTGCTGCAGCGATAATACTTCCGGCTTCATCAGCTTTAAGCGGAGATCTCGCTCCGAAGGATTTGAAAGGAGCAGCTATCGGAGGGTTCAACTTCAGCGGATCTTTAGGATTCGCTTTGGGTCCGGCAGTAGCCGGGTTTATTGCTGAAAAGTACGGCTTCTCTCAAACATTTTACATTGCCGGGATATCAGTGTTTATGGTAACCTTTGCAGCGGTCCTGTTGCTGAGAAAATGGAAGATTAACGCGTTTTAGTTCAAAAGTTACGACAGAACTTCGGCGATCGTAAAAAGTAGCAAAAAGAAGCTTATAAGAGCGTTTGCATGGAAAAAAGAGATTTCTAACTTGCTTTCATCGATCTCTATTATGAGATGCTGAAAAGCTATTAAAAAAGCTATTGCTGCCAGAGAGAGCTTTACATAAATTCCGAAGTCGAAGTACTTGTAAAAGGCTACGAAGAGGAGGAGAAGGAAAACAACGTGGTTTAAAGTCGAGATTATCTTGGCAGCTTTCACTCCGAAATGGGCTGGAATGGAATGAAGACCGTATTTTCTATCAAACTCCAAATCTTGGAGAGCGTAAATTATATCGAAGCCAGCCACCCAGAACATCACAGCCACTCCTATTAAAAACGGGAGAGCAGCTTCCCCAAAGATATTGAAAGAGCCAGTTACGGCTATCCAACCACCCATTGGAGCGAAAGAGAGGTTTAAACCGAGGATGTAATGGGATATGCAGGAGAGCCTTTTTAAGTAAGGATAGATGTAAGCGACAATCGCTGGAATTGGAGAAAGTACGAAAGCGAGCCAGTTCAGAAAGTATGCGGAAATAAAGTATGCTGCGAGAGCAAATGCGGCTATGGCGTAAGCTTCACCAACGCTTATTATTCCAGCCGGAATGTGCCTGTTCCTCGTTCTCGGGTTTAAAGCGTCGATTTCCCTGTCAATTATTCTGTTAAAAGACATGGCGGCAGTTCTCAATCCGGTGAAAGCCGTTGTGATTAAAACGAACTTCTCCAGAGGAATTTTCCCTCCGCTTGCGAGTATCGCACCGAGATAAGCGAAAGGTAAAGCAAATAAGGTGTGCTCTATTTTAATGAAGTCGAGGTAATCTCTGAGAGTTGCCATAAAATGGGCTAAGAAGATGAGTATAAAAAGGTGATCGAATGGAGACTAAAGCTGCTCTCTCAGCTTCGATAGCGTTAGCATTGGAAGTCCTCGCAACTCCGAAATCGGGAAACGTGGACAGATTTCACGATTTTGAAGATTTAAAGCTCCACGATTTCGTAATCTCCTCCATTTGCTCGCTCCCATCTTTCCTGAAGCTTGCGAGGGGAGAAATAGGAGTGGGAGAAGCTATATACCAAGCAATAAACGAGAGCGTAAAGTTTCACGGAGAGAAAAACGTTCACTTTGGAGCTTTTCTGCTTTTATGTCCCCTCGTCTCATCCCACGGAGACGTAAAGAAAGCGGTCGAAAACGTAAAAAATTCGGACTGGAAGCAGAGCTTGTACGTTTACAAAGCTTTCAAGCTCGTTAACCCGAGGGTTTTATCATCTAAAGAGCTCGACTTGAGGGAAGACGAGACAGAGAAGGAGATAGTGGAGAAGAAGCTTTCACTTTACGAGTGGATGAAAAAAGCACCGGAAGAGAACATCGTGGCTAAGGAGCTCACGAACGGCTATAAGCTTTCTACGGAGTGCAAAAACAGAATACTCTACTGGAGCGAAAAATTCAGCCTCGAAAAGGCTATAGTTTTAGCCTACCACGAAATACTGTCAAAAGTTCCGGATCCGCTTATAATAGCGAAACACGGGAAATCTTTGGCTGAAAAGATTACGGAGGAGGCGAAACTCCGTCTTAAGGATTTTAAAGAGCTCGGAAATTTTTCGATTTTCATGGAATTCGATGAAAAGCTGATAGAGAGAAAAATAAATCCGGGAAGCGTAGCAGATATCGTAGCAGCTGGCATATACCTTGCGTTAATGGAGGGTGTGAGGATTGCTTGAGGAGCTCGGATTGAGGGAAGGAATAAACGAAGTCATAGGGATAACCTTCGGAGATTGGATAAACACCGCTCCGGTAGGAGTCGTTGTCAGGGACAAGATTTTCGTCAGACTTTACGAGAATCACACGAAAGAGTTTTTGAAAAAGAGCGGAAAACTCTACGTGAACGTCGTAAACGATCCGATAATTTTTGTGAAAGCCTCGTTTGAAGATTTGAGCGAGGAATACTTCGAAAGCTTGAACCCCCCGATTTTGAAGAACGCTTTAAGCTGGTTGGAGTTCGATGCCAGGTTTGAAGGAAGCGTAGCTTACTTGGAATTCGTTAGGGGGGGAGTTGTTAGGAGAGAGATAAGGGCGGTGAACAGAGGGTTTAACGCCATAATAGAAGCTTTGGTTTACGCGACGAGATACGTTTACTTCAAAAAAGAGGAATTTAAAAGGAAAGCTTTGGAGTATCGGGGACTGGTTGAGAAGTGCGGCGGAAAAAAAGAAAGAGAAGCTTTTGAACTGATGCTGGGGTATTTGGAATGAAGCTCGGAGTTGTCGTTAATCCTTATGCTGGAAAAGGAGTTGACGAGCGTCTCGTGAGAAAGGTCGTGGAAAAACTCGGAGAGGTTAAGCTTGTGGCTCAGGAAGAGCTTGGAGAGGTTTATTTTAAGGAGGCTGAGGTCGTAAGAATAAGGAGGACTTTCACCGGAGAGGACACGAAGGAGATCGTGAAGTTGATGGATGGAAAAGTCGATTTGATAGTAGTTTTCGGAGGAGACGGAACTGCAAGCGACGCAGCTTCTGCGAAACCCAAAACGCCGCTTTTGTGCATTGGAACGGGAACGACAAACGTGGGAAAGCTCATAACACCTCCGGACTTCGATCCGGAGAGGCTTAAAGTTGTTGAGCTCGACGCTTTAAGGGTTATCGAAACGGACAGGCTCGCTTTTAACGACGTTGTTGCCGGAAACACAATTTTAGCAACGATTAATGGAAAAGTGACTCAGATAGATGCCGAAAGGTTCATGAAGGGTGAGAAAGTTCGTGCGGAGCCGAAGAAGTTCAGGGGAAAGATTAAAGCCGGTGGGAAGATAATTGAAGGAGTTTTCGGAAACGTATTCGTGAATTTAACTTCAAAAGAGTTTCTCGGAAAAGGTTCAGCCGGCGGATTGGCTATGGCAGCCTTCGTAGGATTTCCGGCGGTAGTTTCTTCCGTTAACGAGCCTCTCGTTGTTGCTGAATACACAAAGGAAAAGCTCAGAGAAGTTGAGCCGATAGTAACTCAAACTGTAAGCTTGGATTACAACGAGAAAGTTACGATAGAAGCTAACACAGTAATCTCAGCAGACGGAAATCCACAAACTTACGGAAAGGCAACTGTGGAGGTTCTGGAGAAAGCCGTTAGGGTTTTAAAGGAGAAAAGGAAAAAATTTTAAATTCTCTTCCCGAACTCCTTAGCGAATTTGACCAAAAATCCGAGGGTTTTCTGAACGTTCGGATCTCTCAAAGCGCCCAATAAGTCTCTCAACCCTACGGGATCGTAGTTCAAACTTTCGCTCAAAGCTTGAGCCGCAGCCTCAGTTATCATCCCCACTTTTCTATCCATGTTCAAAGCGCAGGGTGCTATGGCCTCTATCAAATTCTCGATTCTGCTCTGCAAATTCTCGTCGTACATTTCTGAAAGTAAAGTTACTCCGTCGATGAGGCTTTCTAAGAGGTCCAAAGCTCTCGTGAGTTTTTCGTCCTCTACCAGTTTTATGAGCGTGTACAAAAGTCTTTCAAGCTTTTCAACTTCCACTTCTTCCGAAAGCTTTTCCACGAGCAATAAAAGTCTGTCCTCTTCCATGGGAGTAGTTGAAGCTAAGAGTTTTTGAACTTTTTCAATTGGCGTTTAAAAAAAGTTATATTTAGGGGGAGCAAATCCTCCTTAAATGATTATAGCGATCGCTTCGGGAAAGGGCGGAGTAGGTAAAACCACTGTATCCGTAAATGCCGCCGTTCTTCTCTCCTTTCT is part of the Ferroglobus placidus DSM 10642 genome and encodes:
- a CDS encoding diacylglycerol kinase family protein, whose product is MKLGVVVNPYAGKGVDERLVRKVVEKLGEVKLVAQEELGEVYFKEAEVVRIRRTFTGEDTKEIVKLMDGKVDLIVVFGGDGTASDAASAKPKTPLLCIGTGTTNVGKLITPPDFDPERLKVVELDALRVIETDRLAFNDVVAGNTILATINGKVTQIDAERFMKGEKVRAEPKKFRGKIKAGGKIIEGVFGNVFVNLTSKEFLGKGSAGGLAMAAFVGFPAVVSSVNEPLVVAEYTKEKLREVEPIVTQTVSLDYNEKVTIEANTVISADGNPQTYGKATVEVLEKAVRVLKEKRKKF
- a CDS encoding DUF1641 domain-containing protein, which encodes MEEDRLLLLVEKLSEEVEVEKLERLLYTLIKLVEDEKLTRALDLLESLIDGVTLLSEMYDENLQSRIENLIEAIAPCALNMDRKVGMITEAAAQALSESLNYDPVGLRDLLGALRDPNVQKTLGFLVKFAKEFGKRI